TGGCTCAATTTCCAATTCCTTTGAAGCTTGAGATGACGTTCAGACTACAAAACGCGGTGTTAAGCCAGCGTCTGCGTGTGACCAATCTGAGCTCTACTCCTGCTCCTTTTGGAATGGGATATCATACATGGTTTCTGCTTGACGGCAAACCTGCCGAATGGTCACTTCAACTTCCTGTGTCCGGAATTTACGCTCAGAATGAAGAACAACTGCCTACTGGTGAGATTGAATCTCTCGGAGAATGGTCTTCTTTAAACGAAGGCATGAACATGCAAGGACGAAACTGGGATACCATTTTGAAAGCTGCCGAAGGGCAACCAGCAGTAGCTCACTTGCGCAGACAGGATGGATATACGCTGAAATATTCAGCGGATGAGGCATATTTCAAACATTGGGTCCTCTTTACAAAGGGCGAATCCGATCAATTTCTATGCATTGAACCTTATACCTGGCTTCCTGATGCACCCAATTTGAATTTAACAGACGAGCAAACGGGACTGATTCGTCTAGAACCTAAACAGCCCGTTGAGCTATTTACACGTATTGAGATTGTTCCGCCAACCGAGTAGTAATCTTGTACTCTCAGGGATCTTCTAGGGAACATAACCCCTATTTTTTCCTTTTATTCTACGTAGCCGATCCATACTGGGTCGGCTTTTTTCATGTTATATCTCATTTCTATTATCCAAATTTTCCCTTACGCCATATCATGCATATTTCCTCATTCTCTAACCATACTAACATCACCAAGCCATAAGGAGGTGACACACATGTACGGAGGTCAAAACCAAGGTAGCGGAAGCCGCTCCAACAATCTGGTTGTTCCCCAAGCAAACGCAGCATTGCAACAATTGAAAATTGAAGCTGCACAAGAGCTGGGTGTAACTATTCCCCAAGACGGTTACTACGGTAACTACACTTCCCGTGAGACAGGTTCTCTGGGTGGTTACATCACTAAACGTCTGGTCCAAATCGCTGAGCAGCAATTATCGGGTCGTTCGTAAGCTCGTAATTTGTGCTCGTATATGCAACAACAAAAAGCGGCCTTCCTCGGAAGTGCCGCTTTCCTGTGCTCATCACAATTATGAAGACGACTCCATGCCTGAATCCATGTATGTATTGGTTCTTGGATAACGAATCATCAGGTTCGCCATATTATAGTTGGACTCCATCGTGGCATCAACCAGAATCATGCCTTGTCTTACTGTAAAATCATATGCAATTTCTCCATGAGTCCAATTTCGCTTGAATTTCAAAGTTTCCAGTGCCATTGCGCGGAAAGAAGAGCGCTGGGTTTCGTTTAATCCACCGTCCTCCACTTCCATTTGACCGTCACGTCCGGTTATCGGATTATGTCGAATCCCAAACTTCCCAATTACATTATTTCGTATTTGCACAAAAACCACACCTGAATCTAACCCTGATAATTCATGATCAAGCTCTTTGAACACCAAATCCAACTGTCGTGCTAATGAAAGCTGGTCAATTTTTACCATAACGCTCCTCCTTTATGCACTTCATCCTACAAAACAAGGACTTACGACTCATTATATGACAACAAATGTGGTCATTCAACAAAGTCAAACAAACTTGGGTAATTATAACTATAATTTGCACAATTAATTGCCATTTTGCGTCCTTTTAGCGAGTTATTTCTCTCAATTGCGACAAAATATTTAGTCGGACCTTAACTTTAAAAAACACAAAAAGGGCCGCAACCCCGTATGCATTTACACAGGATTGCAGCCTCATTTCATATATAGGAATACTATTTTGCGGATTCTGTCATCTCAAGAAATTGATCAATATCGGCAATGACCAGGTTCGCTGCATTTTGCCAGAAACCAGGTTGTGTGAGATCTGTACCCAGATGTTTCTGAGCCAGTTCTTCTACCGTCATTCGGCCTGTATCTCGCAACAAATCATCGTATTTATCGGCAAATGCCGTGCCTTCCTCCTGTGCTCTGGCGTAGATGCCTGCACTGAACATATATCCGAACGTATACGGGAAATTGTAGAATGGTACACCTGTCAGATAGAAATGCAGCTTGGAAGCCCAGAAATGCGGATGATCCGATGCAAGCGCACCACAGAACGCTTCTTGTTGTGCTTCCACCATCAGTTTGGACAACTCATCTGCATTTACCAAACCTTGTTTGCGTTGCTCATAGAAGCGATTTTCGAACAGGAAACGAGCGTGAATATTCATGAAGAACGCAATGCTTCGTTGAATCTTGTCTTCGAGCAGAGCAAGCTTCTCTTGCTCATCCGTTGCTGCCTGAACCAGTGCATCAGCTACAATCAACTCAGCAAAGGTAGATGCCGTTTCTGCCACATTCATGGCGTAGCGTTGATTCAAAGCTGGCAGTTCTTCCATAATGTGCTGATGATATCCGTGACCAAGTTCATGGGCAAGTGTCGACACATTCGACGGCGTCCCAGAGAAGGTCATGAAAATACGTGTTGCTTTGCTGAGTGGCAAGGACGTACAGAATCCCCCTGGACGCTTGCCAGGACGGTCCTCTGCTTCGATCCAACGTTTCTCAAACGCCATCTCTGCAAATTTGGAAAGTTTGGGACTGAACTTGGCGAATTGATCAACAATATTGATGGCTGCCTCGTCATATGTGACTTTTCCACCCGACTTGCCTACGGGTGCATCAACGTCACTCCAACTGAGTTTCTCTACTCCAAGCAGTTTCGCCTTGCGCTCCAAATATCGAACCAACGCAGGTTTGGCACCGTTAATTACGTCCCACATCGTATCAAGCGTCTGACGCGACATCCGGTTGATCGCCAAAGGTTCCTTGAGAATATCATCCCAGCCGCGCTTCTCATACAATTTGAGACGGAAGCCTGCGAGATGGTTTAATGTATCTGCACAGAAGTCTTCGACATCGGTCCAGGCTAGTTCCCAATTGGCGAATACAGTCTCGCGTACATTCCGGTCACTGTCGCTCAGCTTGTTGGAAGCCTGGCCTGCGGACAGCATAACCGTTTCACCATTTTGCTCAAAGGGAATGTTAACCTTGCTCACAATGGTGTTATAGAATTTGCCCCAGCCATGGTAACCATCGACGCCCAAATCAAGCGCAAGGCCTTCAAGCTCAGGAGACAGTTTCTCACGAGCTTGCGTGCGGCTCTCATTCAATGCAAAGGCAAGCGGCTGAATATCCTCCCGAGCAATCCATGCTTCCCATACAGAGTCTGTCGTTTGGCTAAGCGTATTATCGAATTGGGACTTGGTACTGTTCAACATCGCGCCAAGAGAACTCATGGTTCCCTGAAGCTGAACTGCTTTTTTATCATTTTGGTTTTGTGAAGAAAGACAGGACACAAATGCGGACCCTTCCGAAATTCGGATATAACAGCTCTGAAGCAGTTCAAGGATCGGATCAAATGCATTCGTTTCTTCCAGCGACTTGGGTGCAGGTGTTTCTTTCAAAAGAGCTTGCAGCTTGCGTACATCCTGCTCCAGCTCAATCAAATACGCAGCGAACGACTCGGAGGCAGAACCTCCACTAAAAATGGATTCCAGATCCCAGACGGGTTGTAATGGTGTTTTCATTTAAATAAGGCACCTCTCTCAGTAGAATGGATAATTAACCTTGAATTAGAACTGGTTTTATAAGCGCTATATCTCTATACTAGAGAAATAGTTTAAGCTATTTTCAGGAGGTAATCGTATGAAACCTTTACAAGTCTCGGCTGACACAGCCGTCAAATTAGCAGAATCTCTGGGTGTTCCCCTCGAACATCTGATGCATATGCCGCAGCATATTCTGATGCAGAAAATCGCCGAGTTGGCCAAAGAAGAAGCGGCTAAACCTGCCTCTACGGAAGGCGAGCAAGAATGATCCCCTTTGAGAACAGCTGGCCTTACGATATTGTAATGGGGGACATTTATGTACAGCAATGTCCGTACTGCCATGCAAACAATGTACTCCTGCCGCTCAAACCGAAGGAGCTTGTACGCATTCGCGAAGGCAAAAAGAAATTGCTGGTCTTTCCTTGTTGTAATGCCAGCATGACTGTGATCGACAATGATAGTGATTACCTGCTGTCCAGTCGTCCTGTCCGCAATTAGAGAACAACTGTCACTTATCAAATGGGGCTGCGTTTCGCAGCCTCTTTGTCTGCTTCAATCATTTCATCTGGCAATTCCAGCTTGCTCGAAATCATCTGTTCCCGCAGTAATGCCCACTGCTCTCGCGAAGCCCGAATCATGGCAGCATCGGTAATGCGCTTGTCATGAATAACCCTGCCGAACCATTTTACAGCCTCATGGAATCGACCTACTCTGCGGTTCAACTCTCCCAATAGATAAAGAAGCTTGGCTTCATTCCCGCCAGTACCTTCCCGTTCATAAACCTTTACATAAGCCTCAAGGCTAAATTCAAGAAAACGGTTTTCCTGGGTATGATCCTCCATGTACCGATACAGCCAGGCAATATGATGCAGCAGACCCGCAACGACACGATCTTTCTCCTGAATAACCTGCGCAACCAACAGTCCAAGCTTGTACGAATCCATCGCCTGTTCCAGTGTCCGTGCTCCGCTATAGTCTCGTTTCACCCAACGATTGCCGATCTGCTCTTTAAAAGCCTTTCGCTGTTTATCGTTTAATTGTTCTGTCGAATTCTCTGTCGAAGCAAATCCACACTCAGGACAAATTCGAACAACATAGAAATCCGGATTTTCCCGCTTGTAGTACGCACAAAAATCGGAATCCGTCCGATATGGCCGTTTTAAGCTTGGTCTTACGCGTGAGGTATCATACTCAGTCTCGCAATAATGACACTTCACCTTTACCTTATACAGAGGCTCTAATTCCACTCATTCCATCCCTCTCCCACAAGCTTGTAATCGGAACTAAGGTGTATTCACAAAATGATGTGCTGGCCCCGACAATCGCTGCAGGACGAAAGAATGCAACGGCTCTTCCACACCAACTTGTGTCAACGCCTGATCCATACATGCAAGCCAAGCTTCTGCCCGTTCAACTGTCACTTCAAAGTGCATATGGCGGGCACGCATCATCGGATGACCAAAAGCCTCGGAAAACAATGCAGGACCACCGAAGAACTGAGACAAAAACATGTATTGCTTGTCGATTACCGGCTGAATATTCTCCGGAAAAAGAGGTGCCAGCTTCTCATTCTGCTGAACAATCGGATAAAAAGCTTCGACCAGTGCACGAACGCCTGCCTCTCCACCAAGATTGTCGTAGATGCTTAAACTAGGATTCATTCCGCTTTTCCCTCCTTTCAGGTGTCGAATTTTGACATATATTACACTCCCATGCTTAATTATGAAAGGAGATTGAAGAACAAGGCCACGAACGCCTTTATCTTCATTCTATCAAAAAAATCCCAAAAGTCCTATATAACATGAAAGGATTATGGTCCCACATAGCCATGACTCATACAGGTCTATCTCGTGCTGAAGGCACAAAAAAAGCGCCAAACAAGAGGTTTGGCGCACCAGATATTTCATTAATAACTTCGCCAGTCCTCTTCTTCAGAGCGCACAAGCGAGGCACGTATAACATAAACAAAAGCACAAACCAGGATTCCGGTGACAAGACTCATAATCATCACTCCATCCGATTTAATTCCACCTTCAAGGTAATTAGGTGACGTTCAGGCGTTTTTATCATTTTAGCATACATCTCCTAAAAACACAGCCACTTTTGCAAGCGCTTTCTAAACATTAATTTGTACTGTTTGTCCGCTTTGTCTCATATATTGATGGCAAAAGCACCTGCGTTCTGCTGCACACTGACCATTCCAAAAATAAAGGAGAAGAATTCATGGCCGCTTCACAACGAATCACCCATGTCCTGATCCCACTAGCTCTCCTGATCCTGTGTGTGTTGATGGTGCTGTTTCCTGCGGAAACCTGGCATGCAGGTGTACGTGGACTATCCATTTGGTGGGACGTGCTGTTTCCCTCCCTTTTTCCCTTTCTGGTGCTCTCCGAGCTGCTTCTTGGCTTCGGCATTGTTCATTTTTTGGGTACACTCTTAAATCCATTGATGCGTCCGCTATTTCGCGTTCCCGGAAGCGGCGGCTTTGTGTTTGCCGTCAGTTGCGCCTCCGGTTATCCCACTGGAGCCAAATTGACTGCACAATTGTGGGAACAAAAATTGCTTACTCGGGAAGAAGGTGAACGCCTCGTTGCTTTCACCACATCATCCGATCCCATCTTCATGATTGGAGCCGTATCGGTCGGTTTTTTTCATAATGTAGCTATTGCTCCCATACTGGTCACATCACATTATGGTGCTGCATTTCTTGTGGGCCTGCTCATGCGGTTCCATGGCGGCATCTCCGCAAAGGATAAACAGCCGAACAACAACTCTCCCTCCGACTCTGAGGAGGTACACAAAAACAGACTGCTCCGAGCCATTTATGCCATGCACGAGGCAAGAAAGGCTGATGGACGGGCATTTGGTGAATTGCTGCGCCAGGCAGTCTCCTCATCCCTTCGCCTTATTATTATCGTAGGAGGGTTAGTTGTATTCTTCTCCGTTATGATGGAATTACTCGTTCAAACTGGATGGCTAGGCGGGTTATACGCCATTACGGAACAACTGCTTTTATATACAGGATTCCCCCCTGCCTTATCCCACAGCCTCGTAGGCGGATTATTTGAAGTCACTTTGGGAGCTAAAGAAGCAGGAGGGGCGGGCATATCCATTCCGCTCGTGTACAAAGCTGCTGCTGTTGCATTTGTCCTCTCCTGGGGAGGATTATCCGTTCATGCCCAGATCATGAGTGTCCTGAGCAACACACCCATGAGATATGGCCCCTTTCTGTTTGCCAGAGCAATCCATGCTCTCATTGCACCCATACTTGTACTTTTGTTATGGATGCCGATGATGGGTGATTCGGAATGGCCTGTTTTGTTCCAAACCGGTGCCAAATCAGAATTATTTTCGTATACACCAGACTGGGGACAGATCTTTTTTTCGGGAGTAGGTGTACTTGGAGGCGTATTACTTTTCCTGCTGATACTTTCTCTACTAAGTCCCTTTTTCTTACCTCGACGTATAAAAAAATAAGCCCTCCTGTGCGTTTATATACAACTGAATATCAATCCAACGTTGTGTTCTTCCCTGGAATTGATTATCATCGGTAGTATAATGACCACAAAGGAGCTTTCATCTTGAGATACTATGTTCAAGACCGCGGAGACCAGTTATCGATTGATCTCAGTCAGCAGTTTCATGCGCTGGCAAAAGAGGAAGGGTTTAAGCTGGATGCAGAATCGCCGGAGATTGTCATCTCCATCGGAGGCGATGGTACGATGCTGCAAGCATTTCACAATTTCATCGACCGCATCCCGGACATTGCTTTTGTTGGGGTTCATACAGGCCATCTCGGCTTTTATGCCGATTGGAAGAAGGAAGAATTACGTGAATTGGTTCGATTGATGAGCGGCAAAGGCGACCCGGAACGACTCAAACCACGAATTGTGGAGTATCCACTGCTGGAGCTTGAGATTCGTAAAAAGTCGGGCAATACCTCTTATATCGCACTGAACGAATTTACGTTAAAAGGTGTAGACGGTACAGTCGTTGCTCAGGTCGACATTAATGACGTGACGTTTGAGATGTTCCGGGGAGACGGTATCTGTGTATCAACACCTTCAGGCAGTACGGCATACAACAAGGCGCTTGGCGGCGCTATGGTGCATCCCACAATCGAGGCTATTCAGATCGCCGAGATTGCTTCGATTAATAACCGCGTCTATCGGACGCTGGGTTCACCGGTTATTTTGCCCAAGCATCATCACTGTGATATTTTCTCACGCAAGGATCAGCGGTTACTGCTTACCATTGACCACGTAAACGTTATGGTGGAAGATCTCATATCCGTACGCTGCCAGGTGGCCCGTCACAAGGTCAGTTTTGCCCGTTTCCGGCCCTATCCGTTTTGGAACAGAGTTCGCACAGCTTTTTTGGACTAAAATATACGCAACAAAAAAAGCGGTCCTTCTCAGGAACCGCTTTTTGCTTTGGCTTGAGGCTGATCTTTGCTCTTCTGAAGCACAAAGTATGCACATCCAAAGTTGCAATATTCATTGATATAGTCCACCATGCTGGAGATCGTGGAATCCTTCGTTGCTTTGGGATGGTTGTCCCGGTAAAAACCTTTCAACCGCAGCTGGCTGTAACCCCAGTCCCCAATAATGTAATCGTACCGCTCCAGCACTTCGCTGTAACGGTCACGGAAGACTTCAGGATTCCAGCCTTCTTTGTGGTTTTGTACGATTTCATAATTCTTTCCGCCGATTTGAACAATAACCGGTTCTTGAGGTTTGTCCTGAGCCGATTCTTGGGCTAATTCCTGAACCTGTTCTGTGCTATTATCTTCTTCCAATCCGGTATCCTCCATCATGCATGTGTTGCCGCCTGTTCAGCATGTTTTGTAGCAGATTTTACCTGTTCGTGCGCACGGTAAGAACTACGTACCATCGGTGCAGATTCAACGTGGCTGAATCCACGCTTTAGTCCTTCCTGCTTCAATGCTGCGAACTCTTCTGGCGGATAGTACTTCTCCACAAACAGATGTTTCTCTGATGGCTGCAGGTATTGACCAATCGTCATAATATCACAATCCACAGCTCGCAAATCATCCATCGTTTGCAGAATTTCATGATATTCTTCCCCCACACCAAGCATGATGCTCGATTTCGTCGGGATATTTGGCTGCATTTCCTTGGCACGAGCAAGCAGTTCGAGTGAACGCTTGTATTTCGCCTTGGCACGGACTCTGTCCGATAGCCGCTCTACTGTCTCAATGTTATGATTCAAGATGTCCGGTTTGACATCCATCACAATCTGCAAGGAATCCCGGTCACCCAAAAAGTCCGGAATCAGCACTTCTACGCTACATAAAGGCAAACGACGACGAACGGCCTTCACCGTCTCCGCAAAGATCGTCGCTCCTCCATCCTTCAGGTCGTCACGCGCCACGCTCGTAATTACGCAGTGCTGCAGATTCATCTGTTCTGCCGCTTCTGCCACGCGTTCTGGTTCCTGCAAATCAAGTTCCGTTGGCAAGCCGGTATTTACCGCGCAAAAACGGCATGCCCGTGTGCAAATGTCGCCCAAAATCATAAAAGTAGCCGTCCGATTAGCCCAACATTCGTAAATATTCGGGCACCGTGCTTCCTCACATACTGTATGCAGCGTTTTGGAACGCATCATCGTTTTCATTTCCTGATAGTTATCGCCGGTTGTCAATTTGATCCGAATCCAGTCCGGTTTCGGTTCTTTAACACGTTTAGCCAATGCATAAACCTTCTTTCTACTGAAGTTAGGCTGTTGCTCGGAACATATTATACCATGAAAGCGCTGGAAAAACCCCCATTTGTCACATCTTGTGCATTCATGTCTTACATGGATAAAATGAAGACTTTTGAAGAACGCTAGGTTATAGCTTGGTTCACCGGGCACCATGTGCATCATCTCATTGGAAAGGGGGCTGCTTCCCTGTGCAAGATCGCTTTACATCGCGGTTAACTTATTCCTTTTGGATCAAAACATTGCTTGCAGGCACACTGCTTCTCCCATTCTTGCCTGTTGATGTTTACGGTGAACCCACCGCCGCTGATTCCAAACCTCAGGCTGTAGAGCAAAAACCAGCGGACATTTTCGCCTCGCGCCGACATCTATATGAAAGCATTGGTCAGATGACCCAAATTCCCTGGTACAGGCTCGCAGCGATTGATCAATATGAACGAACCATCTCGCGTGCTCATCCGAAAGATCGTAAACATCCGGAACGGCTGACCGGCATATTCATGACCTCCCCAGCCTGGAGAGGCTGGCTAAATCCGAATGAAACGGATCAACAACCGGGTTCCATTGCTTTTTTCAATGGATATGGTCGTGACGGTTCTGGTGATGGCGTAGCAGATGCTAATAATGACCTGGACGTACTTTACAGCATGGCTTCCATTGTTCAGAATTATGGGAACAAGCCGGAGGACTTCAACATCGCTCTGTGGGAATATTATCATAACTCCCGAGCTGTGCAGCGCATTCAGCAATTCGCGAAATTATATGAGCATTTTGACAGCCTTGATCTCTTTGGTCACGCCTTTCCCGTCCCTCTCGGAACCAACTATTCATATCGCAGCACCTGGGGAACCAAACGCAGTTGGGGTGGGTACCGTATTCATGAAGGCACGGATATTTTTGCACCGCATGGCCTGCCTGTGCGCAGTACCTGTTACGGTGTCGTGGAAATCAAAGGCTGGAATCCGTTTGGCGGCTGGCGTATCGGTATTCGTGATCTGAACAACCATTACCACTATTACGCTCATCTATCCGGCTTCGACAAAAACGCCCATATCGGCGAAGTGGTTACCCCTGGTCAGGTTTTGGGCTGGGTGGGCAGTTCAGGGTATGGAAAACCAGGTACACAAGGTAAGTTTCCTCCTCATCTGCACTATGGCATCTATCGTGATAGCGGACTGAATGAATGGTCGTTCGACCCTTACCCGAATCTGAAGCATTGGGAGCAGGAAGAACGCAAACAGAAGAAAGCCAAAAGCAAATGAGGCAAAATGAGGTTGGAATAAAGGATAAAAAGTATCTACTTAGTATTCAGATGAATTTTAATACAAAGCGGGACCTCTATCTTAGGGGCCCCGTTTTGTATTCGATATTTACCTTTGATTCATTAGTGGTTCACATCCACGTCAAGCTGTAATCCCTCATTGGGATCAGACAAATCCGGCTCAACCTCCAAACCATTTCCGTTCAAACCGTTTGCTGGAGCCTGTTGCTGATTGGGAGAGGTTGAATTAGGCGTTCCTCCATGACCACTCGAAACACCCGTCTGACCCGATGGAAGTGCGATCGCAGGTGCATTGCTTCCGTTGCTGCCTACTGGTTTGCCCTGATTATCGTAGTAGTACATCGGCACATCCCCGACCACCAATAGGTAAGATATCGGAATTTCCGTATCGACGGTCTCGGGTTCCATGTCAAAGGGCACCACTACCGCGACTTCGGCAATGATGTGAATGTACACTTCCACCAGAATCATGTTTATACCGGCGTTCTGCTGACGGGTGTTCAGATCCACCTTGACGGCACCCTGAGGCTCAATACGAACCGGTATACTTGGACCAAAGGATGCCAGTACCGGACTGCCCAACGCCTGCCCCAGCGGAATTTTTTCTTTTAACATATGCACATTCTGCAAAGTGGATTGCACGATGTTCATCGTACTCGCAGTGATCCGCATATGCTCGTCGTAATTCAGCATGAATCCGGACACTTTCCCAGCCGTATCGGTTTTCCAGTCAATCAATCCTTCGGTGGATTTGCCTTCGGAAACCTGCGCTGTAA
This window of the Paenibacillus marchantiae genome carries:
- a CDS encoding YutD family protein, which codes for MMEDTGLEEDNSTEQVQELAQESAQDKPQEPVIVQIGGKNYEIVQNHKEGWNPEVFRDRYSEVLERYDYIIGDWGYSQLRLKGFYRDNHPKATKDSTISSMVDYINEYCNFGCAYFVLQKSKDQPQAKAKSGS
- a CDS encoding YycC family protein; translation: MKPLQVSADTAVKLAESLGVPLEHLMHMPQHILMQKIAELAKEEAAKPASTEGEQE
- a CDS encoding DUF2225 domain-containing protein encodes the protein MELEPLYKVKVKCHYCETEYDTSRVRPSLKRPYRTDSDFCAYYKRENPDFYVVRICPECGFASTENSTEQLNDKQRKAFKEQIGNRWVKRDYSGARTLEQAMDSYKLGLLVAQVIQEKDRVVAGLLHHIAWLYRYMEDHTQENRFLEFSLEAYVKVYEREGTGGNEAKLLYLLGELNRRVGRFHEAVKWFGRVIHDKRITDAAMIRASREQWALLREQMISSKLELPDEMIEADKEAAKRSPI
- a CDS encoding globin domain-containing protein — encoded protein: MNPSLSIYDNLGGEAGVRALVEAFYPIVQQNEKLAPLFPENIQPVIDKQYMFLSQFFGGPALFSEAFGHPMMRARHMHFEVTVERAEAWLACMDQALTQVGVEEPLHSFVLQRLSGPAHHFVNTP
- the lipA gene encoding lipoyl synthase gives rise to the protein MAKRVKEPKPDWIRIKLTTGDNYQEMKTMMRSKTLHTVCEEARCPNIYECWANRTATFMILGDICTRACRFCAVNTGLPTELDLQEPERVAEAAEQMNLQHCVITSVARDDLKDGGATIFAETVKAVRRRLPLCSVEVLIPDFLGDRDSLQIVMDVKPDILNHNIETVERLSDRVRAKAKYKRSLELLARAKEMQPNIPTKSSIMLGVGEEYHEILQTMDDLRAVDCDIMTIGQYLQPSEKHLFVEKYYPPEEFAALKQEGLKRGFSHVESAPMVRSSYRAHEQVKSATKHAEQAATHA
- a CDS encoding aldose 1-epimerase, translated to MKKVTKGQWNGYDTYILHSRELEITLLPRLGNNIISIRDLVQGRDVVRSPEEDELAFYLQKPYHFGVPLLVPPGRIHRGQFEYEGVHYQFDQNTANDNHIHGLHRSQSWCVSDIEEDEDGCAITTELLTENEKHWMAQFPIPLKLEMTFRLQNAVLSQRLRVTNLSSTPAPFGMGYHTWFLLDGKPAEWSLQLPVSGIYAQNEEQLPTGEIESLGEWSSLNEGMNMQGRNWDTILKAAEGQPAVAHLRRQDGYTLKYSADEAYFKHWVLFTKGESDQFLCIEPYTWLPDAPNLNLTDEQTGLIRLEPKQPVELFTRIEIVPPTE
- a CDS encoding NAD kinase translates to MRYYVQDRGDQLSIDLSQQFHALAKEEGFKLDAESPEIVISIGGDGTMLQAFHNFIDRIPDIAFVGVHTGHLGFYADWKKEELRELVRLMSGKGDPERLKPRIVEYPLLELEIRKKSGNTSYIALNEFTLKGVDGTVVAQVDINDVTFEMFRGDGICVSTPSGSTAYNKALGGAMVHPTIEAIQIAEIASINNRVYRTLGSPVILPKHHHCDIFSRKDQRLLLTIDHVNVMVEDLISVRCQVARHKVSFARFRPYPFWNRVRTAFLD
- a CDS encoding M3 family oligoendopeptidase, whose amino-acid sequence is MKTPLQPVWDLESIFSGGSASESFAAYLIELEQDVRKLQALLKETPAPKSLEETNAFDPILELLQSCYIRISEGSAFVSCLSSQNQNDKKAVQLQGTMSSLGAMLNSTKSQFDNTLSQTTDSVWEAWIAREDIQPLAFALNESRTQAREKLSPELEGLALDLGVDGYHGWGKFYNTIVSKVNIPFEQNGETVMLSAGQASNKLSDSDRNVRETVFANWELAWTDVEDFCADTLNHLAGFRLKLYEKRGWDDILKEPLAINRMSRQTLDTMWDVINGAKPALVRYLERKAKLLGVEKLSWSDVDAPVGKSGGKVTYDEAAINIVDQFAKFSPKLSKFAEMAFEKRWIEAEDRPGKRPGGFCTSLPLSKATRIFMTFSGTPSNVSTLAHELGHGYHQHIMEELPALNQRYAMNVAETASTFAELIVADALVQAATDEQEKLALLEDKIQRSIAFFMNIHARFLFENRFYEQRKQGLVNADELSKLMVEAQQEAFCGALASDHPHFWASKLHFYLTGVPFYNFPYTFGYMFSAGIYARAQEEGTAFADKYDDLLRDTGRMTVEELAQKHLGTDLTQPGFWQNAANLVIADIDQFLEMTESAK
- a CDS encoding alpha/beta-type small acid-soluble spore protein translates to MYGGQNQGSGSRSNNLVVPQANAALQQLKIEAAQELGVTIPQDGYYGNYTSRETGSLGGYITKRLVQIAEQQLSGRS
- a CDS encoding M23 family metallopeptidase — its product is MQDRFTSRLTYSFWIKTLLAGTLLLPFLPVDVYGEPTAADSKPQAVEQKPADIFASRRHLYESIGQMTQIPWYRLAAIDQYERTISRAHPKDRKHPERLTGIFMTSPAWRGWLNPNETDQQPGSIAFFNGYGRDGSGDGVADANNDLDVLYSMASIVQNYGNKPEDFNIALWEYYHNSRAVQRIQQFAKLYEHFDSLDLFGHAFPVPLGTNYSYRSTWGTKRSWGGYRIHEGTDIFAPHGLPVRSTCYGVVEIKGWNPFGGWRIGIRDLNNHYHYYAHLSGFDKNAHIGEVVTPGQVLGWVGSSGYGKPGTQGKFPPHLHYGIYRDSGLNEWSFDPYPNLKHWEQEERKQKKAKSK
- the yunB gene encoding sporulation protein YunB, with protein sequence MMRRRWRSRRRRKPPSGRRKMWLIILLVTAFCLMQGFAYVDKKMKPPIMHLAKIRVKQIATEAINKAITAQVSEGKSTEGLIDWKTDTAGKVSGFMLNYDEHMRITASTMNIVQSTLQNVHMLKEKIPLGQALGSPVLASFGPSIPVRIEPQGAVKVDLNTRQQNAGINMILVEVYIHIIAEVAVVVPFDMEPETVDTEIPISYLLVVGDVPMYYYDNQGKPVGSNGSNAPAIALPSGQTGVSSGHGGTPNSTSPNQQQAPANGLNGNGLEVEPDLSDPNEGLQLDVDVNH
- the ylbJ gene encoding sporulation integral membrane protein YlbJ, coding for MAASQRITHVLIPLALLILCVLMVLFPAETWHAGVRGLSIWWDVLFPSLFPFLVLSELLLGFGIVHFLGTLLNPLMRPLFRVPGSGGFVFAVSCASGYPTGAKLTAQLWEQKLLTREEGERLVAFTTSSDPIFMIGAVSVGFFHNVAIAPILVTSHYGAAFLVGLLMRFHGGISAKDKQPNNNSPSDSEEVHKNRLLRAIYAMHEARKADGRAFGELLRQAVSSSLRLIIIVGGLVVFFSVMMELLVQTGWLGGLYAITEQLLLYTGFPPALSHSLVGGLFEVTLGAKEAGGAGISIPLVYKAAAVAFVLSWGGLSVHAQIMSVLSNTPMRYGPFLFARAIHALIAPILVLLLWMPMMGDSEWPVLFQTGAKSELFSYTPDWGQIFFSGVGVLGGVLLFLLILSLLSPFFLPRRIKK